The following nucleotide sequence is from Lacinutrix sp. Hel_I_90.
AACGCTATTTATTATATCTGTTTCCATCTACGTAACAACCCTAGTTGGCTTTACATTTATTAAAGAGTTAAATGAATTACCTTCTTTAAGTATTAATATTGGTTCAACAATTCTTATAGGCTTACTGATATTAGAATTTATAAAGCAAATAAAAACTGATGATATTCTTAAGTTTAAAGAAAATAAAATGTTCTATGTTAATGTAGGCTTAGTGTTATTTTATGTAGGCAGCTATCCTTATCATGTATTTAGCCGAGAACTATACGAAAATTACAATGACGTTTGGAATGTTTACTATATTTATTTCCTTATAACCAATTGCACCATGTATTTATTATTTTCAGCATCATTCATATGGGGGAAAACACAATCATAATTTCATTAATTTTATTTAATATATTTTTTCTAGCCTTTATCGCTGGAATTATCATTTTTATACGAGAATACCGTATAAAAAAGAAAGCACATGTTAAAGAAATACATACCATAGACGAAACGCATAAACGGGAACTGCTAGAAACACAAGTAGAAATACAGACCCAAACCATGCAATACATTGGGCAAGAAATACACGATAATATTGGCCAAAAACTGACACTAGCTAGTTTATACACCCAACAATTAGCGTTTGAAAACAAAGCCCCACAGGTTAATAAAAATATAGAAAATATTGGTGACATTATAAATGAGTCTCTGACTGAGCTTAGACAACTTTCTAAATCTTTAACCGATAACACTATTGAAACACTTACCATTTCTGAATTGATAGTTCGTGAATGCAAAAAGATTAACGCGATAAAACAGTGTGACGCTCATTTTTCAAATAACACAAAAGTTAATATCAAATCCTATCAAATAAAAAGTATCGTCTTTAGAATAACTCAGGAGTTTTTACAGAACAGCATTAAACATGCTCATTGTAAAAATATTTTTGTTTCATTAGAAAATACAGATAAAACCATCCAATTAGTGCTTAAAGATGACGGAAAAGGATTTAATATGGATACTTTACATGCTAATGGCATTGGTTTAAAAAACATGAAAAAAAGAACAGAGTTAATAGGTGGAACATTTAAATTAGAGAGCGAAAACCTTAAAGGAACCAAATTAACTATAGATATCCCTCATAAATGAAACGTACTATTGTAATTGTTGATGACCATGTTTTAATAGCAAATGCATTAAGCAGCATTATTTCAAATTTTAGTCAATTTGAAGTCTTATATGTCTGTGAAAACGGAAACGATTTTC
It contains:
- a CDS encoding sensor histidine kinase; translation: MGENTIIISLILFNIFFLAFIAGIIIFIREYRIKKKAHVKEIHTIDETHKRELLETQVEIQTQTMQYIGQEIHDNIGQKLTLASLYTQQLAFENKAPQVNKNIENIGDIINESLTELRQLSKSLTDNTIETLTISELIVRECKKINAIKQCDAHFSNNTKVNIKSYQIKSIVFRITQEFLQNSIKHAHCKNIFVSLENTDKTIQLVLKDDGKGFNMDTLHANGIGLKNMKKRTELIGGTFKLESENLKGTKLTIDIPHK